AAATGATGATTTATCTAGACTATGCTGCTACAACACCTATATGTAGTGAAGCAATGCAGGTTTATGAGCATACATCTACAAACATTTTTGGAAATGCTAATAGTTTACATGATTATGGTAGTAGGTCAAATGAAGTCTTAGAGGCTTGTAGAGCTGAATTAGGAAAATTGTTTAATGGTAAGAAGAATGGTATTTTTTTTACTAGTGGAGGTACAGAGAGTAACTTTCTTGCCATCAAATCACTTATAGAAGCTCATCGCCATAAAGGCAATCATCTTATTACTACTGAAGTTGAGCATTCATCTGTATTAAACGTATTCCGACAATTGGAGTTAGAAGGGTTTAACGTAACATACTTAACAGTTAATCAACACGGTCAAATAGATTTAAAACAATTGAAAAGTGAAATAACACCAAATACAATTTTAGCCTCTATTCAACATGCTAATTCAGAAATTGGAACGGTTCAACCCTTAGCAAAAATAGGGGCACTACTAAAAGAACATCATGTTCTTTTTCATAGTGACTGCATTCAAACATTTGGAAAGATTCCAATTGATGTACAGAAATTTAACCTTGATAGTATTTCTATCTCAAGTCACAAAATATATGGACCAAAAGGTGTTGGGGCAGTATATATTCACCCTGGAGTAGAATGGAGAGCACAATATCCTCATTCAACTCACGAGAATGGCTTTAGGCCTGGCACTATAAACGTACCAGGAATTGCTTCATTTGTTGCTGCTGCACAAATATCCTGTCGTAATATAGATAATGATATCGATCATTTTGCTACATTAAGACAAAGCCTGATTTCTGAATTACATGCACTTAACAGAACTGTCGAAGTTATTGGTCATCCTCAAGATCAGCTACAGCATATCGTTGCTATCATTATTGAAGGTATTGAAGGTCAATATACTATGCTTGAATGTAACCGTTTCGGCATCGCTATATCTACTGGAAGTGCATGTAAAGTTGGTATGCAAGAGCCTTCAAAAACTATGCTTGCCATAGGAAAATCCAAAGAGGAAGCCAAACAATACGTACGGTTATCTTTCGGAAAATACACAACAATTTCTGATATTAATAAATTCATCTCAGTTTTAGACAAACTTGATCAACAGTTTCAAAAAAACAGTTAATAAGGAGGTATAAAATGGGTAACGAACAGAAAATATTTGGTGAAACGAGAAGGAATCTTATATTAAAGTGGCTAAAAGAAAGTCATGGTCCAGTTACTGGAGGAGAACTCTCAAGACGGACAAAAGTAAGTAGGCAGGTCATTGTACAAGATATTTCTTTATTAAAAGCACGACATGAACCAATTTTGGCAACTAGTCAAGGATATTTATATGTACAGCAACAACAAAAACAACTATATTCCCGAATTGTTGTTTGTCGTCACACCCCTGAACAAACAGAAAGAGAACTCACGTTACTTGTTGATCTTGGTGTTACAGTAAAAGATGTGACAATTGAACACCCGGTATATGGTGATTTAACTGCATCTGTCATGGTTAGTAATCGAAATGAGGTCAAACAATTTCTCAAAAAATTAACTACGACGAATGCTCCATTGCTCTCTGAACTAACTGATGGTATTCATATGCATACATTAGAGGCTAATGATATAACTAAACTTGACGCAGCCTGTGAAGCGTTAAAAAAAGCTGAATTCTTAGCCTAGTAACAAAGAAAAGCGGAAGGTGCTTGCTCATTGGCGACAAGCATAAGACGATCGAACTAGAAGGTTGTTTTTTAACCTTCTTGTTGGATTGACTTATGACCTCGAGCCGTTAGCACCTCTAGCTAGACAGCTTGAAAAGCGGAAGTGCCTCGGTCATCACCGACAAGCACTGGAAGCAAAAAAATGTAAAGGTGTCTTTTGCCTTTACTTTTTTGCTGAAGTGACCTCGAGGGGATAGGCGCTATAGCTAGACAGTTTGAATAGCGGAAGGTGCTTGCTCATCGGCGACAGCTAGAAGCAAAAAAATGTAAAGGCGTTCTCTGCCTTTACATTTTTTAGTGAAGTGACAGAGCCGAAAACGTCTGAAGCTAGACAGCTTCAAATGTGGAAGGTGCTTAAGTCTATGATAAGCTGGGACTTGGTAGATTATGGCGCCATTTTTTCACTTCGATTGGTGTTTTTATACTCACACATACTTACATTTTTATAGCATATTTTTCACATCTTGTAACTATTTGAAAGACTATGTCTAAAGAATAATGCATCCTTAACTGCTTAAATATGAAAGTATGGATAGCTTCCTAATATGTTTACAGAGCAACCTAGAGCTTCCAGTTCAGCAATTGCACCTGGTATTAGCACATCATCCATTTCTTTTTCTATATCAATAAGAAAAAAATAATTGCCTAGACCGGTCTTCATTGGTCTAGATTCTATTTTTGATAAGTTCAATTTCCTCCATGCAAAAGCTGAAAGGACTTGGTGTAGTGCACCAGATTGATCATCTAATGGCAGAGAGATCATTAAGGTGGTTTTATAGCCTGAAACTTTTTTACTAGTATGAAGTTGTTTATTACCTTTATGCAACACGACAAACCTTGTGTGATTATTTTGATAATCATGAATGTTTTCACGGACGATCGATAATCCATATTCCAATGCAGCTAATTCATTAGCAATCGCAGCTACTTTTTCACCTTTGTGCTCCCTAACATACTTTGCAGCTGCACTAGTAGAAGTAGTGTAGTCATGTGTAACACCTTTTAAATGCTTATGCAAGAATTTATGGCACTGTGCAATAGCGTGAGAGTGTGAAAATACTCGTTCAACAGCTTGCCATTCTTTTTGATGATCTGGATGTACCATTAAATGCTGCTTTATGGGAGCTACTATTTCACCTACTATTGGAACAGTTTGTTCATGAATTAGATAATCAACGGTTAAATTGACAGATCCCTCTAATGCATTTTCTAGAGGTACTACACTTAATTCTACGTCACCATGACTTACTGCGTCGATACACTCTGGTATCGTGTGAAACGGTATTCTTTCTACAGGTGAAAAAAGCTTAGAAACTGCTAGGTCTGTAAATGACGCTTTTGGTCCTAAATAGCCAATTGACAGTACCACAAGTATCCCCTCTCCTATTATATATATAAATTTATATTAAGTAGTCTTTAATGTGTTGTACATATGAAATACGTGTCTATAAGCCCAACTGGTTTTATGCACCTGAACTCAATACTTCAACATTCAAAACAAACTCTAAACGGTTTAGCTTCGAAAGTAATGTATTAATTTCTTCAGTCATTCCAGCTGTATCGAGGGATAAAGTAACATTTGCTTTTCCATGAACAGGTATTGTTTGATGGATCGTTAATATGTTACATTTTGCTGCCGAAACAAGCTTCAGCAATNNNNNNNNNNNNNNNNNNNNNNNNNNNNNNNNNNNNNNNNNNNNNNNNNNNNNNNNNNNNNNNNNNNNNNNNNNNNNNNNNNNNNNNNNNNNNNNNNNNNNNNNNNNNNNNNNNNNNNNNNNNNNNNNNNNNNNNNNNNNNNNNNNNNNNNNNNNNNNNNNNNNNNNNNTTAGTTCTTTCGCCTCGAGTACTTTTTTCATTGACTCTGGCAGTGCATCTTCTCGAACTAAATAAAACTTATCTCCCACTTTGCCCCAAGCCCCCCTCAATTTATATTTTTCTAAAGTCCTCAAAGGTTTCAAAGCGGTTAGATTTATAAATTGATCATATAATTTATTTAGATTTAATCTATAAATTCAAACTCGAATTCAAGTATCTTAACAAGGTCTCCATCCTTTGCTCCCTGTTGGCGTAGTGCATCGTCAATCCCCATACCTCGTAGCTGACGAGAAAAACGTCGTACAGATTCATCTCTAGAGAAATCAGTCATTTTAAATAATTTTTCTACATTATTACCATATACTACAAACGAACCATCACTTTCACGCGATATTTGGAAGTTAGGTGTTTCTTTAATATGTTTATACAGAACGCTTTGACTTTCTTCTTGATCATCACTTTCATCATATAAAAGAAACTCTGGTGTTTTTTCAACCAAATCAGCAATTTCAAACAATAGGTCACGCAAGCCTTGTCTTGTTACTGCAGATACAGGAAAAATTTTCACATCGTCACTCATAAGCTTGTCTTTAAACTGCTGTAAGTTTTCTTCTGCATCAGGCATATCCATTTTATTTGCAACGATGATTTGTGGTCGTTCTGTTAAACGTAAGTTATATTCACGTAATTCTTCATTAATGACCTGATAATCATCAAATGGATCTCGGCCTTCCATACCAGACATATCTATAACATGAACAATTACTTTTGTTCTTTCAATGTGACGTAAAAATTGATGACCTAGTCCAACACCTTGATGTGCTCCTTCAATAAGCCCTGGTAAATCTGCCATCACAAAGCTACGACTATCTTCAGTTTCTACCACACCTAAATTTGGAACAATCGTTGTGAAATGGTATTCAGCTATTTTTGGCTTCGCTGCAGAAACTGTTGAAAGCAATGTTGACTTACCAACGCTTGGAAAACCTACTAATCCTACATCAGCTAGTACTTTCAACTCCATCGTAACATAGCGTTCTTGACCTGGTTCACCATTTTCAGCAATTTCTGGTGCAGGATTGGCAGGTGTTGCAAAACGTATATTCCCTCTTCCACCACGTCCACCTTTCGCAATGACAGCGCTTTGCTCATGGATTGTTAAATCAGCTAATACCTCTTTGGTATCATCGTCGAGTACAACAGTTCCTGGAGGCACTTTAACAACTAGTGAATCAGCGTTTTTACCGTGCATACTCTTTGACATTCCGTGTTCTCCACGGGATGCTTTAAAATGTCTTTTGTAGCGGAAATCCATCAAAGTTCTTAGACCCTCATCTACCTGAAATATTACGTCAGCACCTTTGCCTCCATCACCACCTGCTGGACCGCCTTTTGGTACATATTTTTCACGTCGAAAGGCGACCATTCCATTTCCACCATCGCCACCTTTAACATATATTTTGACTTGATCGACAAACATATCTCTTCCTCCGATCTTAGTAATTAAGAAAAGCGCAAGGCGCTGGCCTATCGGCAACATGTATAACCGTTCAGTCGAAAGGTTGTCATTTACCTTCTGGGCACACCCCGATCTCGGGCAGAAGCACCTGGAGCTAGCATTTAGAAAAGCGGATGCGCCTTATCATCCTCAACATCCACTAAAGTCAATGAAGACGTTTTTTGCCTTCAAGATCGTATGACGAATAGAAGCGAGGAGATTGACGCTAAAGCTATATATTCAAAAAATCTTAGGTCACATCAAAGTAAAGATACTTCTAGCGACATTTCAGTGGTATGTAAATCGTAATCAGTAATAGATATTTGTTCTTCACTATTGTTATTTTTTACCCACAAAGTTATTTTATCTGTTTCTGATATTATGCCACGAAAGTCAAAAAAGAAACGGACATCGTTGTTACGTATATCGATTGAAATATTTAAATGGTGATTTCCATTTGGGTGAACTGAATTTTCTAAAAGCTCTATCAAACTTTTTGTCCAATTTATCATACTTCGATCGTATTTTGATAAATCTTGGACTTCCCCAAGCACCTCATATTCAATGAATACTTTATGGCTTTCCCAATTATAAGTCATTAAATATGCTGCTAAGGAAGGTAATTTTAAGTTAGAAAGCTTGGCTTCATACTCAGCTTCAAACACCATTTCTTCAATAATTTCTTTTACTCTATCAAGGTTATTTAGTTCTATATTTCCTTTTATTAATTGTAGCTTATTCAGCCAATCATGACGCGAGTGTCGCAATAACTCAACGATATCCAACTGTTTTTTCATATTTCCACTCCTAATGACACAAAATAGTGGTTAATATATAAAAATGAAGAAAACTCTAACCATAATGGTTAGAGTTTGTTTAAATGTTACGCTTCTTGAGCAACAGGGTACACACTAACTTGTTTGCGGTCACGACCTAACCGTTCAAAACGTACCACGCCGTCAACTTTTGCGTATAATGTATCATCCCCGCCACGGCCAACGTTGACACCTGGATAAATTTTTGTACCGCGTTGACGATATAAAATTGATCCACCTGTAACTGTTTGACCATCAGCACGTTTAGCACCTAAACGTTTCGAGATTGAATCACGTCCGTTTTTTGTACTACCTACACCTTTTTTAGATGCAAAAAATTGAAGGTCTAATCTTAACATGATATTCACCTCCTATTTGATTTTAATTATTATTGTTTAGTAATTTTGATGTAATCCCCATACTCTTGTTCAATGGATTTCAAAGAAACGAGCATTCCTTCAAGCAACAACTGAATTTTATCAGCTACAACTTTGTCAATGTTAGATGGTACTTCACAGTAAAGGTAGCCATCTTGTTGTTGAATGATTGGCTCGGTATTTGTTAATGCATAAATAGCATTAATAGTACCAATTGAAACAGCTGAGGCACCAGCACAAACAATATCTTTACCATGCGCAGCTTGATACGCATGACCACTCATCGTAAATGATTGTATCGTCCCATCATTTGCGCGGTCAATCTTAACATTTATCATAGTACACCTAGATTATGCGTTGATTTTTTCAATAACAATTTTTGTATAAGGTTGACGATGACCTTGCTTTTTACGCACGTTTTTCTTAGGTTTATATTTGAAAATGACAATTTTCTTTTGACGGCCATGTTTTTCAACTTTTGCTGTTACAGTTGCACCAGCTACAGTAGGACTTCCAACTTTAACATTGTCTCCACCTACGAATAAAACCTTATCAAAAGTAACAGTTTCACCATCAGCCACGTTTAGCTTTTCAATATAAAGCTCTTGACCTTCTTCAACTTTAAGTTGTTTTCCACCAGTTTCAATAATTGCGTACATACTTGCACCTCCTTAATAAACTAAGACTCGCCAGTATTCAGGCGTTTCGAAAGCATCGAACACTTATTTATGTACCTGATCTGAGCGGTTGTAGCACGGTGCTACAAACAAACACAAATAAAATGATAGCATAGAAAAATGTTTACTGTCAATAAGTGTTTTCTACTTTCGACTTATTTACTTTTTCAAGAATATCTGCATATGTACCCATTTGCTTTATTTCATAAAATGCGTCTGTTTTCTTAGATGTTGTTGTTAAAAAGATAGATAGCCGTAACATCGTTTCTAACCTAGTAAGATGCTCATCATTATGACCGCAAAATATCTTTTTAATGCTTTCTGTTGTCTCTATCCATATTGCTTCAACATCTGTTTGACGAAATTCCATCATTTCACGATCAAGTTTATATGCAATTTCTTCATTTGAAAGCACCCTACCTATACCATCACATTTCTCACAAGATGCTGTTAATTGTATTGGTATACTATCTCGTACTTTTTTACGTGACATTTCTAGAATACCTAAACGTGTATATCCAAAGATGTTAGTTCTTGTCCTATCTTTAGCCATTTCTTTTGTAAGTACATGACTAACTTGTCTTTTATCTTCTTCGGTTTTCATATCAATAAAATCAATTAAAATAATTCCTCCGATATCACGTAATCGAAGTTGTCTTGCTATTTCTATTGCAGCTAACTTATTTATACGTACAATAGTATCACGAATCGCAGATTTCCCTAAATATTTACCAGAATTCACATCAATTACTGTTAATGCTTCTGTTTGCTCAATAATGATATACCCTCCATTATCTAACCAAACAATTTTTTTTAGCAATTTGTCTATTTCATGGTCTATATGGAAAGCAGAAAAAATATTTATTTTATTCGTATACAATGAAACGCTTGGTGTAGCTTCTTTTTTACTACCGTTAAATCTTGTTTTTATTTCCTTATAATAGTTCAGTTCATCTACGATGACTTCTTTAATTGTTGATTGAGGAATTTCTCTAAATATCTTATCAACAAAATGATTACCATGATGTAAAAGATAAGGTGCCTTAGCCATTTGCTGTCTACGTTGAAGTTGCTGAAAACGTTCCTTTAAAAACATTAACTCTTGAATGATAACCTCTTCATCAATCTCTATAGAAGCTGTTCTAAAAATAACTCCTTCATTTTCTTCGCACCAATCTTCACCTAAGCTTTGTAAATAAGTTCGCTTTATATTATCATCAATTTTTTTCGAAACTGCAACATAATTACCAAATGGTAAATATATAACGTAACGACCAGGTATCTCAATGATACCGCTTAACTTCGCACCTTTATTACCGATTTCTTCTTTAATTCCTTGGACGAGTATTGTTTCACCTTGAT
This window of the Bacillus sp. SM2101 genome carries:
- a CDS encoding IscS subfamily cysteine desulfurase; protein product: MIYLDYAATTPICSEAMQVYEHTSTNIFGNANSLHDYGSRSNEVLEACRAELGKLFNGKKNGIFFTSGGTESNFLAIKSLIEAHRHKGNHLITTEVEHSSVLNVFRQLELEGFNVTYLTVNQHGQIDLKQLKSEITPNTILASIQHANSEIGTVQPLAKIGALLKEHHVLFHSDCIQTFGKIPIDVQKFNLDSISISSHKIYGPKGVGAVYIHPGVEWRAQYPHSTHENGFRPGTINVPGIASFVAAAQISCRNIDNDIDHFATLRQSLISELHALNRTVEVIGHPQDQLQHIVAIIIEGIEGQYTMLECNRFGIAISTGSACKVGMQEPSKTMLAIGKSKEEAKQYVRLSFGKYTTISDINKFISVLDKLDQQFQKNS
- a CDS encoding transcription repressor NadR, which codes for MGNEQKIFGETRRNLILKWLKESHGPVTGGELSRRTKVSRQVIVQDISLLKARHEPILATSQGYLYVQQQQKQLYSRIVVCRHTPEQTERELTLLVDLGVTVKDVTIEHPVYGDLTASVMVSNRNEVKQFLKKLTTTNAPLLSELTDGIHMHTLEANDITKLDAACEALKKAEFLA
- the pheA gene encoding prephenate dehydratase, giving the protein MSIGYLGPKASFTDLAVSKLFSPVERIPFHTIPECIDAVSHGDVELSVVPLENALEGSVNLTVDYLIHEQTVPIVGEIVAPIKQHLMVHPDHQKEWQAVERVFSHSHAIAQCHKFLHKHLKGVTHDYTTSTSAAAKYVREHKGEKVAAIANELAALEYGLSIVRENIHDYQNNHTRFVVLHKGNKQLHTSKKVSGYKTTLMISLPLDDQSGALHQVLSAFAWRKLNLSKIESRPMKTGLGNYFFLIDIEKEMDDVLIPGAIAELEALGCSVNILGSYPYFHI
- the obgE gene encoding GTPase ObgE, which encodes MFVDQVKIYVKGGDGGNGMVAFRREKYVPKGGPAGGDGGKGADVIFQVDEGLRTLMDFRYKRHFKASRGEHGMSKSMHGKNADSLVVKVPPGTVVLDDDTKEVLADLTIHEQSAVIAKGGRGGRGNIRFATPANPAPEIAENGEPGQERYVTMELKVLADVGLVGFPSVGKSTLLSTVSAAKPKIAEYHFTTIVPNLGVVETEDSRSFVMADLPGLIEGAHQGVGLGHQFLRHIERTKVIVHVIDMSGMEGRDPFDDYQVINEELREYNLRLTERPQIIVANKMDMPDAEENLQQFKDKLMSDDVKIFPVSAVTRQGLRDLLFEIADLVEKTPEFLLYDESDDQEESQSVLYKHIKETPNFQISRESDGSFVVYGNNVEKLFKMTDFSRDESVRRFSRQLRGMGIDDALRQQGAKDGDLVKILEFEFEFID
- a CDS encoding Spo0B C-terminal domain-containing protein, translating into MKKQLDIVELLRHSRHDWLNKLQLIKGNIELNNLDRVKEIIEEMVFEAEYEAKLSNLKLPSLAAYLMTYNWESHKVFIEYEVLGEVQDLSKYDRSMINWTKSLIELLENSVHPNGNHHLNISIDIRNNDVRFFFDFRGIISETDKITLWVKNNNSEEQISITDYDLHTTEMSLEVSLL
- the rpmA gene encoding 50S ribosomal protein L27 — encoded protein: MLRLDLQFFASKKGVGSTKNGRDSISKRLGAKRADGQTVTGGSILYRQRGTKIYPGVNVGRGGDDTLYAKVDGVVRFERLGRDRKQVSVYPVAQEA
- a CDS encoding ribosomal-processing cysteine protease Prp is translated as MINVKIDRANDGTIQSFTMSGHAYQAAHGKDIVCAGASAVSIGTINAIYALTNTEPIIQQQDGYLYCEVPSNIDKVVADKIQLLLEGMLVSLKSIEQEYGDYIKITKQ
- the rplU gene encoding 50S ribosomal protein L21; amino-acid sequence: MYAIIETGGKQLKVEEGQELYIEKLNVADGETVTFDKVLFVGGDNVKVGSPTVAGATVTAKVEKHGRQKKIVIFKYKPKKNVRKKQGHRQPYTKIVIEKINA
- a CDS encoding Rne/Rng family ribonuclease, giving the protein MEKKVIINATSLQKRMAIVEDNKLVEYHIEQPNNHEVVGNIYLGRVTDVHPGIQAAFVDYGAEKKGFIHRDQLLSYHLSPLSVKEKQQKSISSFIHQGETILVQGIKEEIGNKGAKLSGIIEIPGRYVIYLPFGNYVAVSKKIDDNIKRTYLQSLGEDWCEENEGVIFRTASIEIDEEVIIQELMFLKERFQQLQRRQQMAKAPYLLHHGNHFVDKIFREIPQSTIKEVIVDELNYYKEIKTRFNGSKKEATPSVSLYTNKINIFSAFHIDHEIDKLLKKIVWLDNGGYIIIEQTEALTVIDVNSGKYLGKSAIRDTIVRINKLAAIEIARQLRLRDIGGIILIDFIDMKTEEDKRQVSHVLTKEMAKDRTRTNIFGYTRLGILEMSRKKVRDSIPIQLTASCEKCDGIGRVLSNEEIAYKLDREMMEFRQTDVEAIWIETTESIKKIFCGHNDEHLTRLETMLRLSIFLTTTSKKTDAFYEIKQMGTYADILEKVNKSKVENTY